ttgtacaTAGTTATGATCACAGAATGATGGTTGATGGCTGATGAAGTCACTCTTGCcttaggaaaagaaaaaggaaccgcacacacacacacacacacacacacacgctggtgtCACTGTCGCCAGACCTCGACCTTGTCTGCCACGTGTGAGTATTAAGCTCGACAAGGGAACCACTACACAGTCAGAATAAACTACTCGGTCGTCAGCTCAGTGTGGACGTCCTTTTAGAAGCTTCCAGAATGTACTGTCATAgggaggatgtgtgtgtttgcagagaccCTTGAAATGTATCAGCCAAACACAGACtgcacagtgatgatgatgatgatgatgattgtccACGCGTTTCgtttgcccttttttttctttgaaaaggaAAGTTGAAGCGAAGCGGGCGCGATTCTCGTCCCCAAGCTGAGAGCGATGACCTGTGAAGGGGTCGTCGTCGCGGTCGTCGCCGTGGTCGTCGTCGGGCAGAACTCCCGCAGTCGCTGCACATGGACGCATAGATGAAGTATTGCTGTCACGAGTCAACGTCTGGTTTCAGGGAGTCTGTGTGGAGTCGTAGATGTAGTGTCCGATCATGTTCTCGTTTGTTTTCTGCCAAATgaataaagagaaaacatcccagttgtttttgtcttttttttttccccccacacacactgaactgtgaAAGGCAGCAGCGGAGCATCCAGTTTTAAGCTCAGGCCTCGGTTTGGCCTCAGGTGGTGGGGGTTTcggttggggtggggggggaggttGCATTTTCCATCCAGTGGGTGATCAATTTTTCCACTGATGCAGAAATGAACTTGCCTTGTGTCGGGTACATCACTAAGTTTTTTGAGTATTTCCACGACTCTAACGTGGAAAACTTCCCCACCCACTCAACCAAAACACACCAACTTTTGCATCTTTCTGTAGTTATTTTGTGTCTCCTTGTCTGTGTAGTagttatatatatgtgtatatatacacacatatatatatatatatatgtatgtgtatatatatgtgtatgtgtgtatatatatatatatatatatatacacacatatatatatatatatatgtatgtgtatatacatatacatatacatatacatatatgatcCCTCTGCATCTCTTTATGTtggttttctgtctctttgtgatTATTTGGTGTctctgtcattttgtgtctctggTTGTTTTgagtctatttttgtttttttgtgtgtcaattCTCATTTATTTGTCTATTACCCCACCTttctgccctatgtcagctgagattggcacagcgaccctcatgtggaggataaagccatagaagatggatggaagttGTTTTGTGTCTATTTGGTGGTTgtattgtgtgtctttgtggtagttttgtgtgtctttgccaTAGTTATCTGTCTTTGTGgtaattgtgtgtgtctttgcagtaGTTATCTGTCTTTGTGGTAgttttgtgtgactttgtggtagtttttttgtctctttatggtagttttgtgtgtctttgcagtAGTTATCTGTCTTCGTGGTCCTTTTGTGTGTCTATGCAGTAGTTATCTGTCTTTGTGGtagttttgtgtctctgtggtagttttttgtctctttatggtagttttgtgtgtctttgtggtaattctgtgtgtctttgcagtAGTTATCTGTCTTTGTGGTagttttttgtctctttatggtagttgtgtgtctttgcaatagttttgtgtgtctttgcaatagttttgtgtgtctttgcaatAGATTTGTGTGGCTTTGCCCAGTTCTGATGGTGTTGTCTCTTTGCAGGCGTCTTGTGTCTCATTCTGACCATTTTGTGTCCAGTCATCCAGCTGCACATACCTCTTTTTTGAAACACAACATCATTGAAAATGGTGCTTCCTCCCCGTTTTGCCCCCGTTTTTAATTGTGTAAATACTTATCAATACTAATCAAAAAAGTAAAGTGTACCTCAGACATTTTATTCAAAGGATGTTGCCACGTCCTCAGATGTAAGACGACCACTGCTCTTAAATTCTTTAAATCTCATATTTAATCCCTTTCCTATCACTCAGCTCATGATGAGTCTTGAGCTGGATTTAATGAATTAACTGAATATATAAAACTAGCATGAGCAGCTACAGAGACAATACTTTTACAGTTTGAACAACTTTTTTGCTGATAGTAtttgaaggattttaaatgcaaCATTAACAACCATCCATTTAGCCGTTGTTTGACCTTTCATCCACTGAATCttagtgtactgtatgtgcatatacagtatatgtgtgcaATATAACTGCTTCTCCAGATGTTCCTCCCAACATGTGGACTAAACTGCGCAGTCTCTGGCACAACCCTGTGGCTGCTTTCCTCCACCGCTGCACTCAAAACTAAACACAGAGTTTGATGACTTCCAGATTAGGCACATGACAAATCCTGCAATCTGCAGTCCAGGCTCATTTCTCTGCCAGGGGCTTTCAGTTTTGCCTCTcacttttccattttcacagGAAGTGTCACGGGGAACGAGAACGAGGGGAGACGGagcctctgtgtttcttttcacaCCATGAAAGTGGAAGTAAAGGCCCGACCTTGACTGCTTTTACTGGAAGTCAAAGTACATTTAGCTTAACTCTGTGTATCGCTGCTGTAAATACATTAAGAGTATAAATTATTTCCACGGTGACGACACGATGAAGTAAATAAAGATCAGCAACGACGTGGAGGCAGTAGAGAACGCTTCCAGATGGCTCTGAGATGCTGAAGAGGGGGGGGCAGAAGTGGTGTCTGTCGTAAGACCTGAAAACACCCAGTGACTCCGGGAAACAACACTGATGATGTGTCCAAGGGAGGGCATCAGAGGACGCTCTGAAAACTCAAGTTTAAGCTAAATCGCAccaaaagaaaagaggaaaaacaacaaaaacacataaattacacaaaaataaaaattacagTACAGTGCTTGACCTGTCGTTAGACGAAGGACACAGAGTACAAATAATAACACCgactaaaacagaaaaaactactaaataaataaaaaaaactcactaaaattcacgcactgcagctttaatttgattatttgcaCCTGTGCTATTTTTTTCCAACAGTGATGTCTAACAAATGTTTTGTCCGTGCACTGTGAACCCCGCAGAGACAATGGTCCCATCAAACATCAGgagggtgaaaataaaaaaaagactgtgtttGATTGTTGGTGCCAGACTGAAACACACTGGTTTGTGTAAACTGTGTTAATCTCCTGGGATTTACACTATGTTTCCATTGTCGAGGAGTTTTTTGTTGCAATTCAAAGAGATTTCCTAATGTATGcgtgatatatgtatatatatatatatatatatatgtgtgtgtatatatatatatatatatatataaatatacatatgtatatatatatatatatatatatatatatatactatatatatatatatgtatatatatatatatatatatatatatatatatatatacacatatatatacatatgtatatatatgtatatatatatatatatatatacatatatgtatatgtacacacacgtaGTACATGCAGTGCTGAATAAATGAGCTGCCCTGGTGAAAATATGTCATCATTTTATGTCTCAATTACTTTACATAGTAGAGCtgaaaaatctgtattttacaTCTGCCACACATTATGTTCTTTGGCAACTAGTGACCCCTTCTGGTTTCCAGCTGCcagtgcactttaaatccactttttttcttttcttctgattttctgtttcttctgtttttatatacagttttttgAGTCTTGATGATGACGACACTGCACTTTTGCCATTCAGCACATCTTTGTGTGGCACATTTGTGTTCATACCGTTTGCTGTTCAGTTTCCTGCCCGAGAACACATCAACATGCAGACTAGAGGAGTTGGGAATCAAACCTGCACCCTTTttgttgaaagatgactcgccGTGCCAGTGAGCCACCATCTTATCTCACCTTGCATGagacaaacagaagaagaaaaaaaacatgcagagaagaAGAATTTTATTCAGTGCtacaataaatatacaaaactCAAAACTACAACATGCGactgaagctgaaaaacaacagtgcatcttaaaatgacaacaaagtccaacacaaaaaaaacctgctgacCATCTGTAAAttatacaaaatatacaaacattATATTTCTGGAGTTTCATTCAAATTTCACTGCTTTTAAGTTTAATATCGTTCCCACGGATTGAGGTGAAGCACACATCGCTTTCTCCAGTGTGTCACAGTTCACATCGCTTCACAGTCCGATCGTGTTTATCCTGGTTCGtcttaaatctaaataaatgtaGCACAGCACAGAACATGTACTGCTGTCTCAATTAAGCCAGTGTGAGTAAATCAAGGCAGgtttcaggaaaacaaaaaaaagaagtcaataATGGTCCCAGACTCTGCCCTGCACACAGATTAAGACTTGAAAGGCTACATATTCCCTTGATATTCACACTCCTACacgtcacatacacacaaaggctTCACTGGCTTTAACATAAGACATGACAGACGAGGGGATAATCTTAGCTCCTGCACTCAAAGACAAGGTTTCAGCAGGTAAAATGCACACATCATCTGATGATCAGACGTGTTGATCAATAAAGgctaattatttcatttatcatAGAGATACTTGGGGGAACGTTTAAAAGATTGAACCCACCCAAAATAAAGAATAAGTATTCAAACACTGCGTAAAGGCAGGTGAAGGAGGTGTTGTGAGTCAGAAAACTCGGATCATTCACTTGTGCAGACTCTAAACTAACATTAGATGTgaatgttctgtatgtttccCTGTGTGGGAAATGGCTGCTGTTCCTGTGTGAAATCTGTCTTaataaaatctttaaataaCGTGGACGTGCAAATGAAGTGCACTTTCCCCCCAATTTCTGACAttgcaatataaaatataatctagCAGATGATTTGATGAGGAAAGCCCCACAATTTTTGATATTTAACTGATCTAAAATGCTTTGACGCATCACTTTAAGGATAAAGACTACACAACAACTCTGAAACCAATTTCTAAaggaataaagaaagaaaaaacaaaacacaaaacagcagaagGCAAAGCAGTGAACTGGAATGCACGGCATTCATCTTTAACACAATATtcctccaccagggggcagtagtGTTCAGGTATGTGCTCAGCAAACTATTATCTGCATGTGCGTTCCATAACAACAAGGGAGTACTACATCGTTTCCATTTGTCCCGCGATAaattcttttttcaaaaaatagaTAGTAGTGATTATGTTGATAAGTTAAagagcagctcacacacacacacacacacacacacactcacactcagataaaacaaaacagaacacgCTGGTTGAGTGGTGGGAGTGCAGCTTTGTTGACGAGGGGTTCACGGAATCATAGATTCTCTGATCAGAAGGCTGCGGGACACTGCGTGTGTTCTAACAGGGAGTTCGGCTGGATGGAGAttgatgctgtgtttgtgagctGGGGAGGGGAGGGTTGATGACtggatggacagagagagagagagagagtgagggtgAGAGATGAGCGAGCTCTCCGGGCCAATCAGATCTGCTCTTTGAAGCTTTCTTGTGCGGCCCTGGAGGCGGCATTGGCCGCGGCCATCTGGACCGTCTTGTTGGTCATGACGCCCGTGGCAAACTCCTGCTGGGCCTTCTCGAAGCTGGCGCCGGTGGTTCTGTACATCGCGTGGACCTGGTGCGGATGACAGACGAGGAGGCATGAGATGGAGAGGCAGTGACAGGTGACAGCTACTTGAATTACGACCCCCATTTCCAGAGattagcttttattttatttgtagaaAGTAtctgttaaatataaattaagaaACCAATGCCTGCAATacactgaattattcaccaCTGGGTCACATaaccttttccttttattactCTTTTTAATCGTTTAGGAATTAAAGATActaaaaattgtgtttttctgatgtACATTTTTCCCCAAATAGAAGCTAAAACGTGGCCTTATCCCAGATTTATtggtaccgccacccgatggtgaagtgagatactacaggacaCGCGAGTATGCGACGCGCACTTCGGCATGCGTACCAGGGCCTTTAGCCTTTACACGCTGAGATTTCTTCTATAAACTTAATTAATAGTGTGGTGAAAGACATAAATACTTAAAAGAAGGTTAAACAAATTACACatagtttggtttttaaatgcattttaacaGAAACAAGAGTTTGCTTTACCTTTTTAAACATGATGAGTGACATGACGGCCAGCGAGGTAAAGAGAGCAGCGATGAGGATCATTATAATGCCCACTGGGATGCTCCTGTTCAGGCAAGTCAGAGCTGAGATCCAACCACTGGAAACAAGAAAGTCGTCAGTGTCCATGAATCTGGTGACGCAGTCAAACACTACACTGATTCAGCTGATGTCCAGTGTGTTCATCTGAGCCACTGAGCTCCAAATGTGGATTCATTCACCACTGAAACTAGTCCCTAATAACtccatctgtttcctgtttgattAACATTGactaaaaacacagtcaaaacatttgttttcttggcGTCTCCATGCGCCCGTTGTCTCACCTGGCGCCCCAGCCAGAGATGCCGATACACTGGAGCACGTAGACGCCAAACTGACAGATGTACacgaagaagaaaaggaaaaatcgGAATGAGCTGTCACTCCTGCAAAAGGATGACACCAAAGAGATGTGATGAACAACACAGCAGAATGATCacttgaacacatttttttaaatgacgaCGATATGTCATCACAGATGAATGAAAAGTCTGGTTTCACCGATAACAATGGTACATCCTGTaaattcacaatttaaatttaGGGCTGCCAATAATGCCGCTCACAGCCTTTTGACATCCAGGTTTCCACAACAGTTGGTAAAATACAGCAAGCGACAGCTGTTTGGGTCAGAAATGCCAAATGTTACAGAACGCTCAATTAGTGTCCGCATttgaaaaatttaaattaatacTTTGTGCACTAAGTGTAGCTCCTAGTTTACATGTTTCGTAAATTTTACAGTACCCTTTTAAATGCCAACGGCCtcagttttacatattttatataatctGAGTTGATGTTATTGCGATaatacacactgtgtttgttttataatgGAATGCAATGTTGTTTATTTGAACTTTATTGTCTATTACAGCAGGTGCAGTCTGCTTTCATATAGTCAGCATGTCACCAAACGCCCTAGGGCTTTTTAAGACTCTAATCCTAAACGTTTGGAAACTCTGCCATTGATTTCTAACATTTAAGCCTTAAGATACATACTAAAaacatatgtttttgtttttagtatgTTTTAGTATAGAtgcgggccacacggttggtgtagtggttagcactcctgcctttgcagcaagaacaaggacctttctgtgtggagtttgcacgttctccccgtTTGTGCATGGGTTTTATCCGGGTTCTCCACttgtcaaaaaacatgcagatttggggattaggcaaattgaccataggtgttaatgtgagagtgaatagttgtttgtctctatgtgttcagggtgtgaccccgcctttcgccctatgtcagctgaaacTGGCACCAGCGACGCTCATGTGGAGGTAGAAGGTGCCTGAGTGAGTTCCTGGAGAAACGTTCTTTTCAGCAAAGACGTTTGTGTTGTTCACCTGAAGGCTGTGTAAAGCGGTCTGTACCAACAGACGAAAGAGCAGGGCGTGAAGAGCAGAAACCAGAGGATGGACAAGCCGAAGTCCACGCCACGTGATGAGTCTACAGCGAACCAGGCCAGGCAGCCGACCATGTTAATAAGCAGCGTTCCGGTATGAACTGAGGaataaggaaatagaaatgggTTTTAATCAAAGTGGGACAGGCGTCGATGGCATTCTCGGTATGTTACGACTGTATAGATCAGAGCTCGCAGGTTCTGAGAGCACAGCTCACACACTCTTATCTCACTTAATAATGAATCGTTAACTCCATTTGTTCCCGGGGAACCTAAACAGTCACTGTGTGGTTACAGACGTACCTGTACAGTGGCAGATTTTCTATCATGGTGTGAAATACGACATAACGCTGCTGACTGACATACCACAGCTGGGTGGGGGTGGTAGGGAGCAGCGTCTGCTTCCTTTTTGGTCCCCGCTTGTATGAAAGTTTGAGATTCCTCGTTTTTTATCCGACATTAATCTCTGAATTAAGTAAAAGCACAAAATGGAGTGAGGAAGAATCGCTTCCTTTAGGGCATCTGCTGCTCGCCGAGGTCTATTTCTAAACCAATCTTTAAGCAATCATCTGACCCAGTCACTTCATCAAACCACATGATTGCATCACATGTCCTTGTCATGTGGCTGCTGGATTCCACAGGAAACCAGTCACTCCCTTAATCTCAGATGCAAATTgtaatttttaaatgtcatcgGGGCTGAGCACTTAAGACGACAGACAAGGAGGAAAAGAAGTCTGTTTCCTCCTATTCATGAGGGTTCCATTGATACGCTCATGTGATTTACTATCtttataaagaaaacacatgttatCTGTGGGCTACTCCGCCCAGCAACATGTTCAACATATGAAAACAGAACTGAGTCTAAAGTCAAGTCTGTGAGGCTGTAGCGAGGGCTGCTTGGGGGCAAAATATTAATGTCACGCTTGTTATATATCTGAAGCTCAGCGGTTTGTCGTGGACTGAACCAAATTCCACCAAAACAATCTTCTTTTTTCGTGAGAAGAGAAAAATGTAATGAGCAAAGCCGGAGTCCTTCTCTGGGGAACATCTGTGCATACAGTGGCATGGTATTCAGACAGGATTTAATGTCACAGCAGTGTGTTCCTATTCAGAGGGTTGCAGCAACTCAGCTGTCCCATCGTGCAAGACTCCATCCCTGAGCAACAAGGAATCCAACAGGTGCTTCCTTCACAGCCCAAACCCGTCCCAGAATTCCCTGCATGCCTGTGACAAATATTTGAAAAGGGGCTAATGGTGTCCAACAATAACAAACCCTCTGAAGAACACACTTTTATATATAACTACCAGGTAGTAACAAATAGATGATTTCTCTGCACGTCAGAGAACTACGGTGGTCTTCACATACCAGACAGGATGTCGTTCTTCCTCgtttttgttgaatttaaaCTATAGAACACACGTTATGGCTGGTTTGGCAGCACAAGATGACGGCCTCTACAGATCAAGACCCTTACATTAAGTGCATTCAAAAGACTTAAACACTTCACACCTTCACAGTCGACGTGGGGCTGTGGAGGCCACGCATCCTCCAAAGGGAGCAGCCTATGAACTGGAACACAGCTGCTAACACATAGGAATACAAACAATGACTCACACATCCAGAGGTAGTACATGATCTTGACGGTTTTCTGAAACTCGACAGGAATATCCACGGTAATGTCATGGTAGAAACAGGGACCCACGGGTGACTTCTCGGGAAGTGGAGGCCAGTTGTTTTTCCTGCCTGAAACAGGAGAATAAAAGTCAAGCTCGTGATTGAAATATGAGTCAATGTTGTATTctgaatttaaaatttaaaaatagtaTCTTTTTGGCTGCGTGTAAGCATGATTTTACAGTAACCCTGTACATTATGGTAAATGCATTGACTGATTTCCTGCCTGGATTCCTGTGTGCATGCTAACTCAGTTATTAGTTAATATGATACACAGATGTTCACTGAGATATACTGCAGAAGATATGCTATTTATTTACCGTGGCTAATATGGTTCAAAGCAGAAAACTCAAGCTGTCTTCTCTGTATATGATCTATTGGAATATAACGGATGAAACCTGTTTATTAGTGCCTGCTGAGATCGAAGATCAAAGCAGTCTCTCATCATATTCGTCtggctttttcttcttcttctgccatCATTTTACCAagtaactctaaccctaactcatcccgcagttttgagaaaacccacacaaatcATACTGCAAATGGTGTAGTTCAACCAGTGATGGTGTGCAAAGGCCTGGTTCACAGTGCACGAGTCGCGTGTGCATCGCAGCTGCGTGGCATTCACCTGTTTAATATAGTTTTCCTGTAGTTGTAGCCTTCATTTCCTCCACAGACAGCAACtaaaaattgttttaacaacacaatatgtatgttttatatgtatacaGATTCGGTTTGGACACTGACATTTATAAGGTTTTCACGTGTGGAAAATAGATCAGACGCTCTCATTTGTTAACATGGGGGCCAAAATGAAGACGCATGCAGTGTAAACCAGGCCTAAGCCTTTTGAGTCACAGAGGctatacactgcaaaaaaagttttgcacaagaaaaataatcaagaaAAATACTTAACTTAATCAATTTTAGCTAACGTTAAGTTTTATTTACCAGTAATAAGCTAGAACGGTGGTATGAGAAAAATGTATTCAATcattttaagaatatttggctcAGTAAAGGTGTAGGCATGTTTAATGTTTCTTctgagaaatgtttttgtttacatttgagcTGAGAA
This genomic stretch from Solea senegalensis isolate Sse05_10M linkage group LG13, IFAPA_SoseM_1, whole genome shotgun sequence harbors:
- the LOC122780135 gene encoding secretory carrier-associated membrane protein 1-like; translation: MSDFDSNPFADPDFSNPFQDPSVTQVRPTVPPGLEEYNPFTDAKPKPAGTAPKTAAPTVNTQPAIMNPTEEPPAYSQAQPQEQPRAAAELLKRQEELERKAAELDRREREMQSLSASGGRKNNWPPLPEKSPVGPCFYHDITVDIPVEFQKTVKIMYYLWMFHTGTLLINMVGCLAWFAVDSSRGVDFGLSILWFLLFTPCSFVCWYRPLYTAFRSDSSFRFFLFFFVYICQFGVYVLQCIGISGWGASGWISALTCLNRSIPVGIIMILIAALFTSLAVMSLIMFKKVHAMYRTTGASFEKAQQEFATGVMTNKTVQMAAANAASRAAQESFKEQI